ACGGAAGAGTTGCTGCCACTGCAGAGGCGAGCTCAGAATGTATGAGGCGAGATTTAGAAAAGAACATAGGGCTATAGGAGAAGACGGTGCTGTGGAAACCCACACAGCCCTGGTCATGTGAGTTCATTTCTCATTTGCTCCTTGTAGCCATTCCAAGTCACTCCTTCCCTTCATCCCTTTACAAACATTTCCCTCCCTTGTTGGTTTTGGATTCATCTTGCCCCCAGTGAGTTAACCTACGTGTTTCTAGTTTGAATCTCATCATGCTATTTCCAGGTTGCCAACCCCCATGGGTGCTGGGGAATAATTGGTCTGTCCTCACCGCTGTTTGCAGCACCTTCCCTTTGAGCGTCATCTGTGCATTTTAATTAATCTGccactttttcctctctcctgcttccgGATCATTAATAAAGAGATTAACCAAAACCAGACCAATCCCCAGCAGAGGCTCCAccaggatctctctctctctctctctccctctccctctctccctcactccctctccctctctccctctctccctcgctccctctccctctctccctcgctccctctccctcttcctttctccctctctccctctctctctctctttcttgctctctcttccagCAACAAGCCTTGTCATGGGTCAGAACATCTTCATGTGGCCCCACTGACTAATTTTCAGGCCCCAGGACCTGGGTTCAGAACAAAgccaatttgaattaattttgtaattaagATATGGGGAGCAAGCTTCGCCAGTCTTTTATATGGCCTTAGTTTAATATTTCCACCACATTCCTTTCCCTTTTGTCATTCTACTTTAAATCTATCGCTTTCCCACCTCTCCCCCTTTCCAGTCCCTGAACAAGATATTAGGGTTATCTGGCAGGATGGAGTCTTTTGAGCCCTTAGTATTAGAGACCATGTCATAGCTTCAGAAATTCTCCAAAGAATTAAACCCTTTTGGATACAGCTGGACAGTGTCCTTGTTAACCCAGCCAGAGAAATGCATTTGCCTCCAGAGGATGTGGCTGTaccagaaataatgaaatctctTGAATTTGCATATTAAAAACTTGGCAAATTAAAAAGTGCCTCCACATTTGATCTCATGCCTCCTCCTGGAGAACAGCTAGAACATAGCCTCTATGCCTTGTTTGTAAGTCATCCTGGTTTCCAGTGCTGGCACCAAAGCCAGGACTTGAGATGGTATGTTTGGTGCCCTGTCCACTATAGCACGCGGCCTCTGCAGAGACGGGTGACCCTCAGAGGGACTGACCTTGGAGGGCATCAGGCCCCAGCAGGACAGAGTTTGCTTACTTTCATGGTGAACACTTTCATGGCGAATATGGGGAGGAAGAAATAGGAACAGTGTCCTCAAACACCTGGAAACTCTGCCCAGCCGTGGACCTTGAACTTCCTCTGGAAATAAACTCTCTGGAATGTTTGAGGCCGGGGACGGACGGACCACATGGCGTAATCTTTGAGAGCATCGATTCCAGAGCCAGACTGtgatcaaatcctggctctgccgctTATTAGCTGGTTACTCACCGTCTTGTGCCTCAATCTCCCCCATTTGAAATGGGGAACGTTCGTCCATACCTCAGAGGAGCTGTTACTGAGATTAAAGATTTAATGTATGTCGGCCCCTGGCACGTAGCATTTTTGTTCCTGATGCTCCCATTCCATCCAGGCTAACAATGTACTCCACACGTGTGCAGCAACCAAGGTCTCTAGGTGCTGGCTCAGGGGGAGGCGCAGCTCCTGGAGAGGCTAGTCCTGGAGAGGGAAATTGGAGCTCAAAGGAGAGCGCCCCCAGGTGTTTGTGTGTGACAGACATGAGTGGCTGTGGGCTCAGGTCCTGTCCCACCCTGGCTCTCTACCCAGCTCTCTTTTCCATTTGTGCTGCTTTGCCCAAAAACCCTCTGTGTGTGTTGTAAACTGAGCCAGAAAGGAGGAATCAGAAATTGCTCTCTTTTGAGTATTTTGAGGGATGGTGAAACCTTGTAGGAATGTTGCTCCGGGGACTGAGAAAACACCATATGTGGGAAAGCATTTCTAAGTGAGGAAAATAGCATCTGCTAGTTGGTCAGGATCTTGGAAAACTCTGAGCAGGGGAAATGGGCACTGGGGAGAGTGTAGGAAGGGGGTTTTACTGAGGTCTTTAACAGGTCTTTTTCCAATTATAGCCAAGAAGAGCCTGGGGACCATGGCCTACTTCAGAGCCAGGCCTtgtattttctttgggaaaagaaGGCCGAGTTGAGTGGCTTCCAGACCAGGCTTGGCAGAAGCCCATACAGGATCTCAGGCCACTGAGCAGTGTGTTGGGCAGGTCTTGATCGTGGTAGGCATTCATTTACTAAGGAGACATGGGGACTCTGCAGTGCTCCAGCCCTGTGCTAGGCAGCAGGCATGTGTACATGAAGGGGACATGGGCCCTTCACCAAGAGGAACATACGGATGATGATAACACACTAGGATACTTGGATACTTGACCGAAAGAGAAGGAGCATAGAGATCCTTCTAAATTGAAAAATTCACTGACGTGCCATGCCTGGGTCAAGCTGGCGctgccttccttttctcactCCCCACTCCAGAGAACTCGTCTTCTGGGGAAAGCCCACCCCAGAAGATGGGGTGGAAAATGCAGGCTCTGGTGACCAGAAGGAGCCAGAGCTCAGATTCAGGCCCTTCTTGCCCCTGGCTTATTCAGAAACACCACTTCCCAGCCTCCCGTACCTGTTTGCTTTTGTGATTTTCCTATTCTCTGTGCTTCCAACTCGCAATAATCTTTTCTTCTCCCACCACGAGTGTGGCTGGTCTGAGATCCAAGCACTTGCTAGTGGTGGCATTTGGGAGAGAGCTCTGTGTTGGTGCAAATTGCTGTGGGTTGTCTGTGGAAAAGGAATTCCTGACTCCAGCTGCTCGGTACCTTGTATGTGTGCCTCGAGGACAGGCATGCAGCGACTCTGCTGCCACAGATAATGCAAGTTCATGTCCCAATAACATTTCCAGTGTACCGCAACATGCCAGATACTGTGCTCAGTGCTTTCATACAGATTTCATTATGTACCTCTCACAATAATGTTGACTATGCACTAGCCACATGATCTTTATTGAGCTTAGGAACCAGGTGTCCTCTGTCACTCTTTACTGTTAACTGAGGCGTCGAACCTTAGAAGATGCCCTCCACCCCACGCCACGCCTCAGTTTCCTTCAAACATCTGTGTTTTAGAGAGTTCTATTAGCACCATTCTTAGACTTGCCCTCTACAGAAAATCTACAAGCAGATTATCAAGGTGGAGGCCACAGGCACCCTGCtgggttttttaaatctttttttaatgtttattttttgagagggagagagagacagagcatgagcaggggagggacagagagagagggagacacagaatctgaagcaggctccagacacagGCTGGAGcacaggctgacagcacagagcctgacatggggcttgaactcatggaccgtgagatcatgacctgagccaaagtcggatgcttgactgactgagccacccaggtgccccaccttgctgggtttttttttttttaattttttttttaacgtttatttatttttgagacagagaaagacacagcatgaacgggggaggggcagagagagagggagacacagaatcggaagcaagctccaggctctgagccatcagcccagagcccgacccggggctcgaactcgcggaccgcgagatcgtgacctgagccgaagtcggacgcttaactgactgagccacccaggcgcccctcctgctgggttttttgtttgtttttttttttaatttttttttcaacgtttatttatttttgggacagagagagacagagcatgaacgggggaggggcagagagagagagggagacagaatcggaaacaggctccaggctctgagccatcagcccagagcctgacgcggggctcgaactcatggaccgagagatcgtgacctggctgaagtcggatgcttaaccgactgggccacccaggcgcccccctgctgGGTTTTTAATGCAGCCTTGCAAGTGCCTTAGAAACACTGACCAGCCTGCAGATGATTTCCGCCCACTGCATATTCCCAGGTATCATCATAAGGTTTTGGATTTGATGGTAAGAAACAGTGGAGCTCCAGAAAGAGGTAGGACTGATGCTAAGAGGCATTTGGAAGCTTCGTTatgttaacacttttttttttttttttgtctcacccccacccccacccatgatGGCCTGATTTTTCTGTGTTGAGTTTCTGTGCTTGGGacttgagagagagccagagttgTCTAAAAGAGTCAGGAGACCTGTGTTctaaccccctccccccatgccctGGGCTCCCAGAGGCAATGCCAAACAAGGTAGGGGTGGTAGGAGCAGGTCCATCCAGGTACAGCAGTGAGTATTGTCAGGAGAGAAcctaaaaatagtaaaaagatcaaCTAAAAGTCGGTCTGCTTTTTATGGTCAGCATGCTTTGGTGATTTTTTAGCCATATCAGTGATAAAATATTCCTTCCTGATGATCCTGACTTCTCCCATTGCCCCCATTTAATTCCCACTTTCCTTGGTTGTCACTGCCCAGGGAAGGAAAACAGGTAGTCATGAGGGCCTTTTCACTCTGCACAACCCCAGGCTCTCCCAGCCAGATTGCAGCTGATGTTATAGCCCTCGTCCACAGCTCTGAACAGGAGGACACCCTCCCATGCAGTCCTTGGTGGACTGGGCTCTGCCTGTCCCTCCTGACCAAAAATGGATGGCTACTCTTACCTTCAAACAATCTCTGCAGCCAGGGCTGGCTTCTTGGGTGTGCAGCAAGTGCCATAGCACAAGGTCCTGCACTCAAGAAGGGGACCCCACACTCACGGTTTAATGCTCTATGGTTACCATTTTGAAGTTCTTAAGAATTTTATCTTCAAATCTGTGTTTTATATGTGAAGTCTGGTGGGACCATGGAGCACACACCTGAGGGCTGGGAGGGTTTGCTCACATACAGTCACACCTCCTGCCACCATTATTTTCACACAAGGCTTTGCAACTTAGGTAGCTGTCCTGACTTCAGCCACCCTCACTTCCGTTCCTGGCTCACTGCACCCAGACCTCCACCTCGTATTCACCATGGAGAGgttgcaggggagaggcacagacagGAAAGGGCTCCTGGCCTTGGAAAAGAGGGAATCTTGTGAGGAAAGCACGGAGTGCCCTGAGGCCTGTGATACCTCGTACCACAGCCAATTGGAAAACACACAGAGATTGCAAAGAAAGTGGTGGTTACtactttggggtgggggagggaggcttgTGGAGAAGTTAGCTTTCCAACTGGGCACTGAAGAATGAGAATAACTTCAACAGGAGAGGTGATGAATGTGTGCCAGGGGAGAGGAACGACACGTGCACACGGCTCCTAAAGCTTGTCCTGGCAGCTTTTGGAAGAGCAAACAAGGCTGGGTCCTGGGAGCGTGAGCCCAGCTGTAATCTGACCAAAAGGGCCACCTGGCCAGGAGTGCAGGGGATCCCTCTACCCTGtgcatttctcttcctctttcaactGCAATTaagttttcctcatctataaaatgcaggACTTGGATTAAATGCTTGCTTTATATCTCTCTTCTACTCCTACAACCTTTTGTTTCCGTGTTCAAGCCCCATAAAGATTCTTCCTTTTGTATCTCAAGGCCATCCACTGGCACCATCCACTTTGCTTCCTGTCCGTTCCCCCTTGTAAATTACCTTGCTAATCTACACATCTACTCTCCTTGTCCCTAGGATCTCTCTCACTGACCCTACTTGATCTATTTCCCCACGAGCAGGTATCCTATGTATTCTTAGCTTACAGTGACTGGGCCTTGAGAGGATTTCATAAATTGTTTTTTGATAGACTCTTAGTCCCCAATTATTTTATTGCAGCTGTATtccattttgggggtggggaatgagcgTGCAATTCTAGCTACACGTATGCCATTCATTCTGGGCTCAAGTTTCAATTTGTCAAGCCTGCAGTATTGAAGGAAATGTCAGTGATACGCAGAGTGGATGGGAGAGCAGTTATTCTGTGGGAACCACTTTCCTAGGATAATACAATTCCTGGGACAGTCTCTAGGGGTGGGCAGTAAAGCTAGAATCCTTCTTTTGGCTTTGACCTTGAAGGAGTCATTTGTCCCAAAAGAGTGGTTCCCATGGAAAGAAGATGGTCCCCTTATCAAAGAGGTGGGCCAAGGGCCAGGAGGAGGAAGTTGGAGCGAAGTGCTTGCAGCGTTGTTGGCCTTTGGGAACGAGAGAGCAGTGCTTCAGACAAGACGGGAAAGAGGCTGCGTCTGGAAGTCCCGGGAGCTAGTTAGCGTGGGCAAGCTTGGGCATGGGTACTTGGTAAGCAGGGCTGCTTCTGTTTCTTGTGCCGCTCTTGTTTATTTCCCTTCTATTTTCCCCCTGGATTTAGTAAAGTCTTTCTGCAAATACCAAAGGTGAACCGAGGGaaggttttttattttccatgcttAGAGCCTTAAAGAGGAAACTGCGAAGCCCTGGAGGCCAGTGAGGTGGTAGTGATGGTAACTAAGGGATGGAAACCTCAGGGCAGTGCTGTGGATCACGGAGTACAGGTGGAGATCACTCCTGTAGCCAGCCCTCCCCACCTGAAGCGCCTCCTTGCAGCACCGACCTTCGGAAAAGCTGGGCTTTGCTCTAGTGAGAGAGAACCAGCCAGAAATGTATCTTGAGGCCAGCCCTATAATTCCGTAAGGACCCGACAGAAACCACGTCTAGAGGTTCTGCTGTGGCAACGGAAGGAGAGTGTGGATGGATTAAAATGCCACTTCAACAAGGAGATAGCAAAATTAAGACACAGCCaccaaaggaaacattttgtaCTAGAAACTTAAAaggccaaacaaacaaacaaaagtgaatCCACAGGGAATCTTGCTGTTCAGGGCAAGTCCAGCCCATTAACTTGAGCTGGTTgttgctctgtctccatctcctaCAAGCAGCGCTCTGGCAGGACCTCCCCTTTGTGAAGGGTTTGCGGGGAGGGGGGTTCTCTGTGAAGCAGTTGGGCACCCTGGTGAAGCATGTCCACTGGAGAGCTTGGCTAGGCCTTCTCACAGAGTGGGGAGCAGCCCACAAGTTCATTACAAGGTCAAGAGAACAGGTCCACCAGACATGGCCTGGCGAGGGAGGAGCCCATTTCTGAGGCTACATCATGCAGGCAGCTGACCTGACCCCATCCTCAGGTATTTCTTTGAGAGACCCAGAAGCTTCATcaggtgtgggggagggcagtAGAGCTCTGTTCCTTGAGACAATTGCAAGTCTGCTCCTGTTGCTAAAAGAATGTAAACACacctttataatttttagattcaatttcttcataatTTGCCAAGGTACATTGGACTCTGGTCTTTTCAGGCTCAAgtgatacttaaaattttttttaatgtttatttattattttgagagagagagagacagaacgtgaatgggggaggagcagagagagagggagacatagaatccaaagcaggcttcaggctccgagctgtcagcacagagcccgatgcggggctcgaacccacgaatggtgagattatgacctgagctgaagtcagacactcaaccaactgagccacccaggcacccctcaagtgaTGTTTAAAGAAGTAGCAGGACATCGTCCACACAGAAGAGACGGCTGCAGATAGAGCACACATCAAACGCAGATGCCGTCGGGGATTTctgagagcagagacagaagtcCAAAGTGCTCACCTCATCCTCCCTCTGCCTTTGAGGCTCCTAGGAACATGGGTCCTGGGGAGAGCCCTGACTGTTGTGTACTGTAGATCTCACCACTCAtgtatttggtttaaaaaaagttattttgccctctctgtctctcacctgcacaacacacacacacacacacacacacacacacacacttctttccCTATCACACAGCCACAATGCTGGAGGGAAGATTTGAGAGGTCTAAGAGAAAAAGGTACTTTAAAGATTCAGAGGACTCCTATTGAGACGGTATTTCCCAAGGAGAGAAATTGACAGCCCTGGTCCCTGACATCAGAGAGGACTCTGGAAGGTGACACCCtgctcttgcttgctctctcacagGGTTACTCAACCCAGAATGACATGGATTCAGCTGCCACAGCCTGCTACTAATACCTGCGTTTCCTTTTCAGATCTTACAGGTGAACAAGGTGATGTCCATCTTGTTTTATGTGATATTTCTCGCGTATCTCCGTGGCATCCAAGGTAACAACATGGATCAAAGGAGTTTGCCTGAAGACTCACTAAATTCCCTGATTATTAAGCTGATCCAGgcagatattttgaaaaacaagctCTCCAAGCAGATGGTGGACGTTAAGGAAAACTACCAGAGCACCCTGCCCAAAGCAGAAGCCCCCCGAAAGCCGGAGCAGGGAGAGCCCGCCAAGTCGGAGTTCCAGCCAGTGACTGCAATGGACACAGAACTCCTGCGGCAACAGAGACGCTACAGCTCGCCCCGGGTCCTGCTGAGTGACAGCACCCCCTTGGAGCCCCCTCCCTTGTATCTCATGGAGGATTACGTGGGCAACCCCGTGGCGGCCAACAGAACGTCGCGGAGGAAGAGGTACGCAGAGCACAAGAGTCACCGAGGTGAGTACTCGGTATGCGACAGCGAGAGCCTGTGGGTAACCGACAAGTCCTCGGCCATCGACATTCGGGGACACCAGGTCACGGTGCTGGGGGAGATCAAAACCGGCAACTCTCCCGTCAAACAATATTTTTATGAGACGAGATGTAAAGAAGCCAGGCCTGTCAAAAACGGTTGCAGGGGGATTGACGATAAACACTGGAACTCTCAGTGCAAAACGTCCCAAACCTACGTCCGCGCACTGACGTCAGAAAACAATAAACTTGTAGGCTGGCGATGGATACGGATAGACACCTCCTGTGTGTGTGCCTTGTCGAGAAAAATTGGAAGAACATAAATTGGCATCTCTCCCcatatataaattattactttaaattatatGATATGCATGTagcatataaatgtttatattgtttttatatattataagttGACCTTTATTTATTAAACTTCAGCAACCCTACAGTATATAAgcttttttctcaataaaatcaGTGTGCTTGCCTTCCCTCAGGCCTCTCCCATCTGTTAAACCTTATTTTGTGACCCGGCTCTCAGGagccgttctgcccctctgtaaAATCTGTGTACACCAGTATTCTGCATTCAGTATTGTCAAGGCCATGACTGTCGTTTTAGTAAACTTGTTAAAATCAGATGCTGTCAGAGTTGTGTGTAGACGCAGTGATGTCCCCCCTTCTGGTATACTTCATGTTTGATTAGTTCATTAAATGCACTGTTACCACGTCCGTTGAAATGATACCCGGTAGCTTTGAGCTCCACACTTACTTCTGGCCAGCAAGTTCACCATCAAGGActtgctctctcctttctctgctgtcACTTTTGCCAATTAAAATCATGATCTGCTCCAACATTACAGCCCCGGAACAATAATAACAAACCTGGCAATTTtagttttggaagtttcttttcagcacatttgttgttttggggtttggGGTTAAGGGTTggattcttttttggtttttggctttgccttttgttttgctttctgtaaGTGGTTTTCATCCTTTTAGGCAtataggaaaaaatgttttaactgtttGTAACAGAATAATTGTACGGTTACCCAAAAGCAAGCTGAAGTGGATCATGGATAATCTACACACGGCAGCAAACTTCCTTCCTCATCAGAGATCCTCTGAGCACATGGCCTCCCCACTCCTATCGGGGCCCCTCCCAGAGCTGCATGAGGAATTAGAAGATGGTTgcactttggagtcagacctgggttcaaatcctaggtCCTCACTTCCTTGTGACTGGGGGCAAGGCTTTGAAGCCTCTTCGAGCCTCTGTTTCCTATGGTCAGAAGGTCCCCACATAGGGATTCTTGCCAACTCACAGGGCTATCATGAAGAGTCAGCTAAATAACTACTATAGCCTAGACTTCCTAGCATAGGGTAGGCATTCGACATAGTTccatcttccttcccttcctcttctttcttagcTCTTGTATCCCTCTGTAACATTTTTTGGTGGATTCATCATTCTGAGATGGAAGGAAGGTGCTACTGAGTCCCAAAGAGATTGCCATGGTGATAGCCACACCAGTTCGCAAAGGCAAGCCTAAGGAGTTCCCCCAGGTTGTTCTCCCAAGCCCTTCCCCACTGGGAAGCAGACCTTCCCCCTGGTGCTAGAGCCCAAGGACTCTCATCTCCCATCTTGTCTGAGGCACAAATACCCACTCTCCTGCTCTGGAGCCCAGTCCTGTGCCTTTCCTCCATTGCCCTGCCTTCAGGGCCTGCGTGTACTCTGTCTAGAGCAGCCCAGGCCCCAAGATTTCTCTAACACATGcctaataaaatatatgttctttatGTGGCATGAGCCTCTTGAAACAGATTCAACAAATTGCAGTGGCTTTGGTTAAGAGCATCATTATACTACACTTGATTCTGGATGCCTAAAATATGAAGGCAGGACATGAGGAATTTGCCTTGTGCCCACCTTCTGCTAAGCACTTGCAAACACTGCCACCCTTCATTGTCACAAGCCCTTTGAGGTAGGCATTACAACCTcaagtttacagatgaggacactgagacttGAGGGTTTAACTTGCCCACAGTCATTGAGCAGGCAGGTGGCAGAGTGAAGAGGTAAATCCAAGCTTGAATGAGGACACAGtcttgtttcctcttctctaagcCTCCTTGGCCCCTGCCTTCTGTGCAACACTTTGCATTTCAGAATGAACATTACAGCCCTAGGGAAAAGGAGAGCTTAGTTGCCTGCGTGGAAACCTTTTGTAGCTCCTGCTTCATGAGGAAGAACACAACCGACCAGTTGAGAGTAGTGGCTGTCTTATGATTGAGCCAAGCCCAGTTCTCAGGCTGGAACTAATGGTCCTTTTCTAGAACTGCTATTCCAAGTCGGTGTAGAACCTGTCTAGAGGGCCTGGCCACCTGGGGAGATGGGCTTGGGTGACAGAGACCCCAGTCTGGGAAAGCACCATCCCTAAACAATAGATCCCTAGCAGAAGGAGTTTGCCTGCACGTCGAGAGCAAGTCTGAAGCAGTGTGCTTCTGGGCTAAGGGCAGCTCTGGCGAGAGAGTGAGCCTGAGGATGAGATGAAAACCTTCCAGAAAGGACTCCAGCCTTCAGGCCATTGGAACGGCTCTGCCTCCCGTGTGCTGGGTGGCAGAGTAATGAAGCATTACCTGGTTCCAGTAACTTTTTTGGCACAAGAGGGCATTCAAGTGCTGCCAAAGTCAACATGTTGGGCTTGTGGGCCCAGGGTGGAGCCTTCCTCAGGGTTCCCAGGAGTCACGTCTCTATCCAGCGTCAATACTTGCCATTGAGATAGCTCCAAAGTTAAACTCATCGCTGTGATTGAGGACACTTGGCGGGCTGGTGTCTGGCTCCAGGAAAACTCTACACTCACCTTCATCTTCCCTTATTGCCTGGTTTCCTATTGGAGCTTCATGACACAAGGTGTGATTCAGTGTGACAAACTTCACTGAATAGGAGGCAACAGGCTCTGGCTGAGCTTTGTTGCCAGCATCTACATGTCCATGGATAGCTCACCTGTCCTGATGGGGCCTTTCAGCATCATGAGATTCTCCTGCACAGAGAGCTGTGACCAGACTGGACACTCCTCACTTTCTTAATGATGGCAACGGTGAGAAGCTCTGTTGGCCATTGGTGGgggcttctctctgccctctcatAAGTCTACAGGCTGCCTCCATCTACAGGCTGTGTGAACTTGAGCatgttgcttaacctctctgaaccgtTGTTTCTtggtctataaaatgaggatagagCCTACATCATAAGATTGTTTCACAATGTAATCAAATCATCCAGTTCTTGGCTTGTAAGTCCCTCTGAGTGTTAgagatgatgacaatgatgatgattaGCTATTGGGGGATTTGCAGGAGTCCTCATTCTGGAATTCTGGTAGGAATTTCTAAACTTCACAGTGGAGGATTGACCCTGATTAAAGTATGTTGATTAATCACCAACTCCCAGGAGGCAGTCTTCAGGGTAACATTTACCTAGTTCCCCTGGCCCAGTCTTCCTAACTGGACTTGAATCCTCAGTTGACAAACCAAGAAAGATATTCCTAACCCTCCTCAGTGGAACTACTAGCAACGATGTGCTTTTCCGATGTGCACGAGTGTGTATTTTGTTCCTTCTCGCAAATTCTTGAGATGGCCTTGTTCTTGCTACATCTCCTTTACACTTGTACCCAATGAGGGTTGGCATTTTTGAGGATTTCTTTGTTGTTCCCTTCCCCCTATATGTGTTCATGTgtgctttttagtttatttagtcAATGTAAAAACGTTCCACTGAGGCTTGGAGGAACCATCTGCATTTATTTTATCACCTTTGAACATGTGTTCAGAAATGAAATCTGTGTAGTCAGTTTATGGCTACCTAGAGATTTGTTTGGCTTCACCAGGAAGACGCGTCCCCCAGACTTCAAGCTCTGACGGCCCTGGGTGTGCACATCCAATGCCGGGCCCTCGATTAGGCTTGGCTTTGCCTCCCAGAACTCCAGCTCTGCTCAACCCCAGGGAGGGTGCTCTGAAGCCTGGAGAATAGCCAATAGCCTACAGCGGTCCCTCCTTCCACTCTGACCCCACCCGTGCCTCCGCCCCCAGACACTGTCCTCAACCCTGGCCCAAGGTCCTTGAATGTGCTCGGGGTTCCACAAACCCAGGACAAGCCACAGCCACTGCAGGCTAGAATCAGAAAGGTCCCTCAACTGGGACCTTCTTCAGACTAACCCCCAAATCTAAGGAGACCCAGACTCCTTACACATACCTTCTCAAGTTACACCGGGTGAGTGGATGTCTCAAAAGGCACACATGTTCACAACAAGCTGCAATGCAGGCACCTCAGTGTTGACTGGAACTCCTGGGTCTTTGGTTCCAGATGGAGGCTGGCCCAGCTGAGAAGAGCAGAACCACCGAGCAGGTCAGAAGTACTCTGAGGGGCAGTGGATTTGTTTCCTTCAGCCCTGGCCTATATTTGGCTACAGTATACAGAAGGCCAATGAAACAAGCACAGACATGCCTgtggtgggagccaggggtgCAGACAAGCAAGGAAGTAGAAGGCAAAGAGATATCAGAAGCCTTTTCTAGAAACTGGCTATCACTGAGGAGTTTGGCAGAGTTGTTACAGAGTTCAGTTAATGACATTGCCTGTCAATAATAGAGGTCTCTGTGGCAAGAAAGCATAAAAGTTTACTGGGAAATTGTGAAATACAGCCTAAAGAGTTAGATGGTTTTTCACAAGGAGATGCATGGAGGTGGATgggcgtgtgtgcatgcatgcatttgcatgtgtgtgtgtgtgtgtgcgtatg
The Lynx canadensis isolate LIC74 chromosome B4, mLynCan4.pri.v2, whole genome shotgun sequence DNA segment above includes these coding regions:
- the NTF3 gene encoding neurotrophin-3, producing MSILFYVIFLAYLRGIQGNNMDQRSLPEDSLNSLIIKLIQADILKNKLSKQMVDVKENYQSTLPKAEAPRKPEQGEPAKSEFQPVTAMDTELLRQQRRYSSPRVLLSDSTPLEPPPLYLMEDYVGNPVAANRTSRRKRYAEHKSHRGEYSVCDSESLWVTDKSSAIDIRGHQVTVLGEIKTGNSPVKQYFYETRCKEARPVKNGCRGIDDKHWNSQCKTSQTYVRALTSENNKLVGWRWIRIDTSCVCALSRKIGRT